A window of Bacillus sp. DX3.1 genomic DNA:
CAATTATTTGTCAAGCAACTGAGAAGAAAGAAACAAAGTAAAGAGAAGTGAGGAGACTATATGGAACAACAAGCAAATCAAAATAGAAAACTGTTGTTAATTGGTTTAGTTATTGCCATGCTATTTGCTGCATTAGACGGAACAATTGTTGGTACAGCAATGCCACGCATCGTCGGTGAGCTAGGTGGATTAAGCTTAATGACATGGTTAACAACAGCTTATATGTTAACATCAACGACGGTTGTACCAATCGCTGGTAAGTTGGCTGACTTATTAGGACGTCGTAACGTATATATGACAGGATTAATCATCTTTATGGTTGGTTCCGCACTTTGCGGAATGGCCAATGGTATGACTGAATTAATTATTTTCCGTGGTATTCAAGGTCTTGGCGGCGGTATTATGATGCCAATGGCAATGATTATTATCGGGGATATGTTTACAGGGAAAGAACGTGCAAAATGGCAGGGGATTTTCGGGGCACTGTACGGTCTTGCTTCTGTAATCGGGCCGCAAGTAGGCGGCTGGATTGTTGACTCTCTAAACTGGAGATGGGTATTCTACATTAACTTACCAGTTGGTATTTTAGCGACAATCTTTATTGCTATGGGCTTAAAAGGACATACAAAAACTGGTCCAATTCAAATCGACATCGCTGGTATTTTTACAATGATTCTCGGTGTTGTAAGTTTATTACTTGCATTAACATTTGGTGGGAAAGATTATGCTTGGGATTCTTGGCAAATCATTGGCTTATTTACACTTGCAATTGTAGGTATCGTAAGCTTTGTGATCGTAGAAACGAAAGCGAAAGAACCTATTTTACCAATGCACTTCTTTAAAAATCGTACGTTTACACTATTAAATGCGATTGGTTTCTTTATGAGTATCGGAATGTTCGGAGCAATCATGTTTGTACCATTCTTTATGCAAGGAATTGTCGGCGTAAGTGCTGCTGAATCGGGCACAATTATGACACCAATGATGATTACAATGATTGTAATGAGTATTATCGGTGGCCAGCTTGTGTTAAAAGTAGGGGTAAAACCACAAATTATTACAGGTATGCTCATTATGGCTGGTGGCTTTTGGCTCTTAACAACAATGGATATGCATACAACTAAACTTGTCGCAACATCTTATATGATGCTGATTGGTTTAGGTATGGGGCTTGTCATGCCGATATTAACATTAGCATTGCAAGAAAGCTTCCCGAAAAAAGATCTTGGCGTTGTAACATCATCTAGTCAATTCTTCCGTCAAATTGGAGGAACATTTGGGATTACGATTTTAGGTTCGATTATGAATAACACATCAGGTACCACTTTAACGAATAAATTAGTACCTGTACTGGATACGTTCCCAGCAGAGGCGGGACAAATGGTAACGGAATTTAAAGATATGATTCATACAGATCCACAAGGGTTATATTCTATGCTATTTAGTCCAGAAGCATTAAAACAAATGCCCGAAGCGATCTCAAATATCATCGTACCAATTTTAAAAACATCGTTAGTAGATTCACTTCATACCGTATTTATGACAGGATTGATATTTATCGTAGTTGGTGCGGTATTTACAATTTTCTTACAAAAAATTAAGCTTTCTGATCGTAAAAAAGAAGAAGAACAACCAGCTAAAGAAGAAAAAGATACGAATGTGTCTTATTCATAAAGAGAAAAGGCATCGCTTTTGAGCGATGCTTTTTCTTGTAAATTATAACATGATTCCTTTTTTAGACAGAAATGATTGACGTATTTTCGCAAATGCGTTATATTATTTTGTGTAAACGGTTACATGAAATGGAGAGGGAAGAGAATGAGTACGATTAAAGACGTTGCGAAGTTAGCGGGAGTATCTGTTGCGACCGTTTCCAGAGTGTTAAATAAGAATGGATACGTTCACGAGGATACGTTGAAAAAAGTGGAACGCGCAATTGAAATGTTAGATTATAAACCGAGCACAGTAGCACGTTCGCTATACAATAAAAAATCCCGTCTAATCGGTTTGGTCGTTCCAAATATCGTGAATCCATTCTTTCCAGAAGTTGCACGTGCCGTAGAAGACGTAGCACATAAGCAAGGTTACACGGTTGTATTATGCAATTCGGATGAAAGTTTAGAAAAAGAAAAACAATATATTGATGTGCTCAGACAAAATAATGTAGATGGATTTATTGTGGCAACGAATCCACAAAACAGTAGTAATTATATGAACTTAGCTGTGCCGATTGTAGCAA
This region includes:
- a CDS encoding MDR family MFS transporter, yielding MEQQANQNRKLLLIGLVIAMLFAALDGTIVGTAMPRIVGELGGLSLMTWLTTAYMLTSTTVVPIAGKLADLLGRRNVYMTGLIIFMVGSALCGMANGMTELIIFRGIQGLGGGIMMPMAMIIIGDMFTGKERAKWQGIFGALYGLASVIGPQVGGWIVDSLNWRWVFYINLPVGILATIFIAMGLKGHTKTGPIQIDIAGIFTMILGVVSLLLALTFGGKDYAWDSWQIIGLFTLAIVGIVSFVIVETKAKEPILPMHFFKNRTFTLLNAIGFFMSIGMFGAIMFVPFFMQGIVGVSAAESGTIMTPMMITMIVMSIIGGQLVLKVGVKPQIITGMLIMAGGFWLLTTMDMHTTKLVATSYMMLIGLGMGLVMPILTLALQESFPKKDLGVVTSSSQFFRQIGGTFGITILGSIMNNTSGTTLTNKLVPVLDTFPAEAGQMVTEFKDMIHTDPQGLYSMLFSPEALKQMPEAISNIIVPILKTSLVDSLHTVFMTGLIFIVVGAVFTIFLQKIKLSDRKKEEEQPAKEEKDTNVSYS